One segment of Herbaspirillum hiltneri N3 DNA contains the following:
- a CDS encoding ABC transporter permease subunit, with product MAFLSFDKKRNPRQANISLVALLILMIIFPFIASQFGNSWVRIMDIALLYIMLALGLNVVVGFAGLLDLGYIAFYAIGAYTAGLLASPQFADVLQSFVNTYPAVGNFLVMVCGPQIVQTGIHLSLWIIVPLSALIAALFGALLGAPTLKLRGDYLAIVTLGFGEIIRIFMNNLNAPVNITNGPQGINLIDPIRVFGVSLAGEPGSGSIVKFLGFSMPSVNAYYFLFLLLCIGVIFFSIRLQDSRLGRAWVAIREDEIAAKAMGINTRNVKLLAFAMGASFGGVAGAMFASFQGFVSPESFSLTESIAVLAMVVLGGIGHIPGVVLGGVILAALPEVLRHVVEPVQMSLFGKVWIDAEVLRQLLYGLAMVVIMLNRPAGLWPSPRHEDRPEADHPHGSDAVGVVKA from the coding sequence ATGGCCTTCCTCAGCTTCGACAAGAAACGCAACCCGCGCCAGGCCAATATCAGCCTGGTGGCGCTGTTGATCCTCATGATCATCTTCCCCTTCATTGCCAGCCAGTTCGGCAATTCCTGGGTACGCATCATGGACATCGCCCTGCTGTACATCATGCTGGCCCTGGGCCTGAACGTGGTGGTGGGCTTTGCCGGCCTGCTCGACCTGGGCTACATCGCGTTCTACGCCATCGGCGCGTATACCGCCGGTTTGCTGGCCTCGCCGCAGTTCGCCGACGTGCTGCAATCCTTCGTCAACACCTACCCTGCGGTGGGCAACTTCCTCGTGATGGTGTGCGGCCCGCAGATCGTGCAGACCGGCATCCACCTGTCGCTGTGGATCATCGTACCGCTGTCGGCATTGATTGCCGCCTTGTTCGGCGCCTTGCTGGGCGCCCCGACCCTGAAGCTGCGCGGCGACTACCTCGCCATCGTGACCCTGGGCTTCGGTGAAATCATCCGCATCTTCATGAACAACCTCAATGCGCCGGTCAACATCACCAACGGCCCGCAAGGGATCAACCTGATCGACCCGATCCGCGTCTTCGGCGTCTCGCTGGCCGGCGAACCCGGCTCCGGCTCGATCGTCAAGTTTCTCGGCTTCTCAATGCCCTCGGTGAACGCCTACTACTTCCTCTTCCTGCTGCTGTGCATCGGCGTGATCTTCTTCTCGATCCGGCTGCAAGACTCGCGCCTGGGCCGCGCCTGGGTCGCCATCCGCGAAGACGAGATCGCCGCCAAGGCCATGGGCATCAACACCCGCAACGTGAAACTGCTGGCGTTTGCCATGGGCGCCTCCTTCGGCGGCGTGGCCGGCGCCATGTTCGCCTCCTTCCAGGGATTCGTCTCGCCGGAATCCTTCTCCCTGACCGAATCGATTGCGGTGCTGGCCATGGTCGTGCTGGGCGGCATCGGCCACATCCCCGGCGTGGTGCTCGGCGGCGTCATCCTGGCCGCCTTGCCGGAAGTCCTGCGCCACGTGGTGGAGCCGGTGCAGATGAGCCTGTTCGGTAAAGTCTGGATCGACGCCGAAGTGCTGCGCCAGCTGCTCTACGGACTGGCCATGGTGGTCATCATGCTCAACCGTCCTGCCGGCCTGTGGCCCTCGCCGCGCCACGAAGACCGGCCCGAAGCCGACCACCCGCATGGCAGTGATGCCGTCGGTGTCGTCAAAGCATAA
- a CDS encoding response regulator: MEDALQELATRKGHAPDTPLKIFLVEDSADVRDLIIESLAEIPGVMLAGYSETEQDAMTRLENENYDVLILDIQLKQGNGMHLLQSLARTGQRRHDELKIIFSNHVSSTYRRVGVQYGVQFFFDKSSEFTKLRNLIERISGRGASGKNNPSRGFAPA, from the coding sequence ATGGAAGATGCACTGCAAGAACTGGCGACAAGGAAGGGGCATGCACCGGATACGCCGCTCAAGATCTTCCTGGTTGAAGATTCGGCGGACGTGCGCGACCTCATCATCGAGAGTCTCGCCGAAATCCCCGGCGTGATGCTGGCCGGCTATTCCGAGACGGAACAGGATGCGATGACGCGTCTGGAAAACGAGAACTATGACGTGCTCATCCTCGACATCCAGCTCAAGCAGGGCAACGGCATGCACTTGCTGCAATCGCTGGCGCGCACGGGCCAGCGCCGCCATGATGAACTCAAGATCATCTTCAGCAACCATGTCAGCTCGACCTATCGCCGCGTTGGCGTTCAATACGGCGTACAGTTCTTCTTTGACAAATCGTCGGAGTTCACCAAACTGCGCAATCTGATCGAGCGCATCAGCGGACGTGGCGCGTCGGGGAAAAACAATCCATCGCGCGGATTCGCGCCAGCTTAG
- a CDS encoding branched-chain amino acid ABC transporter permease, whose translation MDIFIQQIINGLVLGSMYALIALGYTMVYGVLNLINFAHGDVLMIGAMAGLSILKLVQHVAPDLPGIVKLIIAIIGAIPVCVIVSMIIERVAYRPLRNAPRLAPLITAIGVSILLQTLAMMIWGRSPLPFPQIMPSDPVHIAGALISPTQIMLLLLALAAMIGLVLIVEKTKMGRAMRATAENPRIAGLMGVDSNRVIVVTFIIGAALAAIAGVMWAANYSTAQFAMGFVPGLKAFSAAVLGGIGNIYGAMLGGILLGLIESLGAGYIGDLTGDFLGSNYQDIFAFIVLIIVLTLRPSGIMGERVADRA comes from the coding sequence ATGGACATATTCATCCAGCAAATCATCAACGGCCTGGTTCTGGGGAGCATGTACGCCCTGATCGCCCTGGGTTACACGATGGTGTACGGGGTCTTGAACCTGATCAATTTTGCGCACGGTGACGTGCTCATGATCGGCGCGATGGCCGGCTTGAGCATTTTGAAGCTGGTGCAGCACGTGGCGCCGGACCTGCCGGGCATCGTCAAGCTCATCATCGCCATCATTGGTGCGATCCCGGTGTGCGTGATCGTCAGCATGATCATCGAACGCGTGGCGTATCGTCCGCTGCGCAACGCCCCGCGCCTGGCGCCGCTGATCACCGCCATCGGCGTGTCGATCCTGCTGCAGACGCTGGCCATGATGATCTGGGGCCGCAGCCCGCTGCCGTTCCCGCAAATCATGCCCTCGGACCCGGTGCACATCGCCGGCGCGCTGATCTCGCCGACCCAGATCATGCTGTTGCTGCTGGCGTTGGCCGCCATGATCGGCCTGGTCCTCATCGTCGAGAAGACCAAGATGGGCCGCGCCATGCGCGCCACCGCCGAGAACCCGCGCATTGCCGGCTTGATGGGTGTGGATTCGAACCGCGTCATCGTCGTCACCTTCATCATCGGCGCCGCGCTGGCGGCCATCGCCGGCGTCATGTGGGCCGCGAATTACTCCACCGCGCAATTCGCCATGGGCTTCGTCCCCGGCCTGAAAGCCTTCTCGGCAGCGGTGCTGGGCGGCATCGGCAACATCTACGGCGCCATGCTCGGCGGCATCCTGCTGGGCCTGATCGAAAGCCTCGGCGCCGGCTACATCGGCGACCTCACGGGCGACTTCCTGGGCAGCAACTACCAGGACATCTTCGCCTTCATCGTGCTCATCATCGTGCTCACACTGCGTCCGTCCGGGATCATGGGTGAACGCGTGGCCGACCGCGCTTAA
- a CDS encoding PA2169 family four-helix-bundle protein: protein MKNDRLIDTLNDLIQISKDGEEGFRTCAEDASERQAYYKTQFLERSQACGQTVLELQNLVRALGGDPATHSSVSGTLHRQWVNIKSVIMGKDDEAILNECERGEDAAVNAYRKALSEDLPSDVRLIVERQYQGVLANHDRVKALRDQVRAKKAA, encoded by the coding sequence ATGAAAAACGACCGACTGATTGACACCCTGAACGACCTGATCCAGATCTCCAAGGATGGTGAAGAAGGTTTCCGGACCTGCGCCGAAGATGCCTCGGAACGTCAGGCCTATTACAAGACCCAGTTCCTGGAACGCTCGCAGGCCTGCGGCCAGACCGTGCTGGAATTGCAAAACCTGGTGCGCGCGCTGGGCGGCGATCCGGCCACGCACAGCAGCGTGAGCGGCACCCTGCACCGCCAATGGGTGAACATCAAGAGCGTCATCATGGGCAAGGACGATGAAGCCATCCTGAACGAGTGCGAACGCGGCGAAGATGCTGCCGTCAATGCCTATCGCAAGGCGCTGTCGGAGGACCTGCCGAGCGATGTCCGCCTGATCGTCGAACGCCAGTACCAAGGCGTGCTGGCCAACCATGACCGTGTGAAGGCATTGCGCGATCAGGTGCGCGCCAAGAAAGCGGCTTGA
- a CDS encoding response regulator, which produces MTKILVVDDHAVVRAGVQHFIADIPNMEVGGEASTAEEAIRLVRTQEWDIVLLDIAMPDKSGVEVLKQIKREKPNLPVLMLSMHPESRYAVQVLRSGASGYVQKEALATDLVSAINTILRGHKYISYGVAELLTTDPVDSEKPLHETLSQREYEIFYKLGQGQGVTQIADELCLSVKTVSTYRSRVLQKMNMANNADIIYYAIKNNLID; this is translated from the coding sequence ATGACAAAAATATTGGTAGTCGATGATCACGCAGTAGTGCGCGCCGGTGTTCAGCATTTCATTGCCGACATCCCGAACATGGAAGTCGGCGGCGAAGCCAGCACGGCCGAAGAAGCGATTCGCCTGGTGCGCACCCAGGAGTGGGACATCGTCCTGCTCGATATCGCCATGCCCGACAAGAGCGGTGTTGAAGTGTTGAAACAGATCAAGCGCGAAAAGCCTAACCTGCCGGTCCTGATGCTCAGCATGCATCCCGAAAGCCGCTATGCGGTCCAGGTATTGCGCAGCGGCGCCAGCGGTTACGTACAGAAAGAAGCGCTCGCGACCGATCTGGTCAGCGCCATCAACACGATTTTGCGCGGCCATAAATACATCAGCTACGGCGTGGCCGAGCTGCTGACCACCGATCCGGTTGATTCGGAAAAACCGCTGCATGAGACTTTGTCGCAGCGTGAATACGAAATTTTCTACAAGCTGGGGCAGGGGCAGGGCGTGACGCAAATCGCCGATGAACTCTGCCTGAGCGTCAAGACCGTGAGCACCTATCGCTCACGTGTGCTGCAAAAGATGAACATGGCGAACAACGCCGACATTATTTATTACGCAATCAAGAACAACCTGATTGACTGA
- a CDS encoding BON domain-containing protein produces MTLSLTKRITGFFLALMMVSLVGCASGPNKEGTGEYVDDAVITTKVKTAILQEPNLKATEINVETYKGVVQLSGFVSSATAASRATELARGVKGVTSVKNDLRLK; encoded by the coding sequence ATGACTTTATCTTTGACCAAACGCATTACAGGCTTTTTCCTCGCACTGATGATGGTGTCGCTGGTCGGTTGCGCCTCCGGACCGAACAAGGAAGGCACCGGCGAATACGTCGATGACGCTGTCATCACAACCAAGGTGAAGACTGCCATCCTGCAGGAACCGAACCTGAAGGCGACTGAAATCAACGTCGAAACTTATAAGGGCGTGGTCCAGCTGAGCGGTTTTGTCAGTTCGGCAACAGCGGCGAGCCGCGCAACTGAACTGGCTCGCGGCGTCAAGGGCGTGACCTCGGTCAAGAATGATCTGCGCCTGAAATAA
- a CDS encoding ferritin-like domain-containing protein, with protein MSSKPSTVSHISGEPFHIDRDKVREAAKKIGDGAVTQGYKGNREEVVAMLNDALATELVCVLRYKRHYFTASGLENEPIKAEFLEHAAEEEAHANQIAERIVQLNGEPDFNPSKLSERSHADYDDSSDIKSMIRANLIAERIAIETYRQMIERIGDDDPTTKHLLISIMAKEEEHADDMSDLLD; from the coding sequence ATGTCAAGCAAACCATCGACGGTCAGCCATATTTCAGGTGAGCCGTTTCACATCGATCGCGACAAAGTGCGCGAAGCCGCGAAGAAAATCGGCGACGGCGCGGTGACCCAGGGTTACAAGGGCAATCGCGAAGAAGTCGTGGCGATGCTCAACGATGCGCTGGCGACCGAACTGGTCTGTGTATTGCGCTACAAGCGCCACTATTTCACCGCCAGCGGCCTGGAGAACGAGCCGATCAAGGCCGAGTTCCTGGAGCACGCGGCGGAAGAAGAAGCGCATGCCAACCAGATCGCCGAGCGCATCGTGCAATTGAACGGCGAACCGGATTTCAATCCGAGCAAGCTGTCCGAGCGCAGCCATGCGGACTACGACGATTCCAGCGATATCAAGTCGATGATCCGCGCCAACCTGATCGCCGAGCGCATCGCCATCGAAACGTATCGCCAGATGATCGAACGCATCGGCGACGACGATCCAACCACCAAGCATTTGCTCATTTCCATCATGGCGAAGGAAGAAGAACACGCCGACGACATGAGCGACCTGCTCGATTGA
- a CDS encoding delta(1)-pyrroline-2-carboxylate reductase family protein has protein sequence MHILDAQQTADALPYDRLVPALAQAAQEFADGRITAPERQVVPIDANSVLLSMPAVSADLSVTKLITVHGNNAQHGLPAIQGEVIVFETQTGRRIALLHGPTVTARRTAAMTLLGIQTLAPAKPKSALLIGTGVQAAAHADALVEFFGVTQFWIVARDVSRMQAFCSELSTRHDGIVASPLAADAMQKDVPATDVLIALTTSRTAVIPARLAPQTLAIGVGAFKPDMVEFPAALLAERTIVVDDLGGAKHEAGDLIQAGVDWSRVRAIGDILAGRGEKLQPSQGLPVFKTVGQASWDLAAARVARDTLQGRS, from the coding sequence ATGCATATTCTCGACGCCCAACAAACCGCCGACGCGTTGCCGTACGACCGTCTGGTGCCGGCGCTGGCGCAAGCCGCGCAAGAGTTCGCCGATGGCCGCATCACTGCGCCTGAACGCCAGGTGGTGCCGATTGACGCCAACAGCGTGCTGCTCAGCATGCCTGCCGTCAGCGCCGACCTCAGCGTCACCAAGCTGATCACCGTCCATGGAAACAATGCCCAGCACGGCCTGCCGGCGATCCAGGGCGAAGTCATCGTCTTCGAGACCCAGACCGGTCGCCGCATCGCCTTGCTGCACGGCCCGACCGTTACCGCGCGTCGCACCGCCGCGATGACGCTGCTCGGCATCCAGACGCTGGCGCCGGCCAAGCCGAAATCGGCGCTGCTGATCGGCACCGGCGTGCAGGCCGCCGCGCATGCGGATGCACTGGTGGAGTTCTTCGGCGTCACGCAATTCTGGATCGTGGCGCGCGACGTTTCCCGCATGCAGGCGTTCTGCAGCGAGCTCAGCACGCGTCATGACGGTATCGTCGCCAGTCCGCTGGCGGCTGACGCCATGCAAAAAGACGTGCCCGCGACCGACGTGCTGATCGCACTGACCACCTCGCGCACCGCGGTGATTCCGGCCAGACTTGCACCACAGACATTGGCGATCGGCGTCGGCGCCTTCAAGCCTGACATGGTGGAATTCCCGGCAGCGCTGCTGGCTGAACGCACCATCGTCGTCGACGATCTCGGCGGCGCCAAGCATGAAGCCGGCGACCTGATCCAGGCTGGCGTCGACTGGAGCCGCGTACGCGCCATCGGCGACATCCTGGCTGGTCGCGGTGAAAAGCTTCAGCCTTCGCAGGGTTTGCCGGTCTTCAAGACCGTAGGCCAGGCTTCATGGGATCTGGCGGCGGCGCGCGTGGCGCGAGACACGCTTCAAGGCAGATCCTGA
- a CDS encoding CsbD family protein, whose protein sequence is MNWDIIEGNWKQFKGKAKEQWGKLTDDQLDTINGKREQLAGRIQEVYGINKDETEKQIKAFEESHKDWRH, encoded by the coding sequence ATGAATTGGGACATCATCGAAGGCAACTGGAAACAGTTCAAAGGCAAGGCCAAGGAACAATGGGGCAAGCTGACCGACGACCAGCTCGACACCATCAACGGCAAGCGCGAACAACTGGCCGGCCGCATCCAGGAAGTCTACGGCATCAACAAGGACGAAACCGAGAAGCAGATCAAGGCTTTCGAAGAGAGCCACAAGGATTGGCGTCACTGA
- a CDS encoding PAS domain-containing sensor histidine kinase, whose protein sequence is MTSVRNDIGESSSLEHYVATQANFASIISAAMSLAMIIALFGVVVLSSCYAEDGYRKILADLIAVQGSSAAGFILSGVALYLQCLNVDKTSRKLALAARVLATLLLLLSAGFLLQNLFGVKLLHAALPVLSMAGSAFGAEIHPLAAGCFLLTALILLLQELRIRGGHYPAEYLAFILIGLSAIPLVGYLYGISKLTFLRYSTGIPLLTALGFLVLGAALLMARPSHRLMSIIIGHAPGGNMLRRLLPSMLFLILLLNLLVAKGAERGLYSDQLMLPFLTLIDGALVVFVFWRFAGKLDREYGARMQSAAKLAEANSLLTAVSDSTREPIFVKNRQGLLVFANPALLQQVGKSWEEAMYRSSRELFAERDEADRIDEDDRRVMAHGLPETIEQTLHLQHGVFTYQSTRVPWFDKAGNVLGVIGISTDISERKRAEDSLREREAQLEKTVVERTALLRELTNHLETVREEEKRAIARELHDNMGASLTALSMHLESVYKILPEDEKWQERKPRMQGLMSSLVSTTRRIQTELRPNMLDLFGLKAAITEQLDDLAERTGMTCKASLPDEDVTIGHEMEIAIYRMLQEMLNNVTKHAKANQVDVILDVDEEQVSLTVRDNGVGIPQERQDNNKTYGLRGLRERATFFGGNVVIRSTPGNGSIISIRLPLAPVADV, encoded by the coding sequence ATGACGTCAGTCAGAAACGATATCGGCGAGAGTTCTTCGCTCGAGCACTACGTCGCCACCCAGGCCAATTTCGCCAGCATCATCAGCGCCGCCATGAGTCTGGCGATGATCATCGCGCTGTTCGGCGTGGTGGTTCTCAGCAGTTGCTACGCGGAAGACGGCTATCGCAAGATCTTGGCCGACCTGATCGCCGTCCAGGGCAGTTCGGCGGCCGGCTTCATTCTCTCCGGCGTAGCTCTTTACCTGCAATGCCTCAATGTCGACAAGACCAGCCGCAAGCTGGCGCTGGCTGCCCGTGTACTTGCCACGTTGCTGTTGCTGTTGAGCGCGGGCTTCCTGTTGCAAAATCTGTTCGGCGTGAAATTGCTGCATGCCGCGCTGCCGGTACTGTCCATGGCGGGCAGCGCGTTCGGCGCGGAGATTCATCCGCTGGCGGCCGGCTGTTTCCTGCTCACGGCGCTGATCCTGTTGCTGCAAGAGCTGCGCATTCGCGGCGGCCACTATCCGGCTGAATATCTGGCGTTCATCCTGATCGGTCTGAGCGCCATTCCGCTGGTCGGTTATCTGTACGGCATCAGCAAACTGACCTTCCTGCGCTATTCGACCGGCATTCCCTTGCTGACGGCACTGGGCTTCCTGGTGCTCGGTGCAGCCTTGCTGATGGCGCGGCCTTCGCACCGCCTGATGTCCATCATCATCGGCCATGCGCCGGGAGGCAATATGCTTCGGCGCCTGCTGCCGTCGATGCTGTTCCTGATCTTGCTGCTCAACCTGCTGGTCGCCAAGGGGGCGGAGCGCGGGCTGTATTCCGATCAGCTGATGCTGCCTTTCCTGACCCTGATCGACGGCGCGCTGGTGGTGTTCGTATTCTGGCGTTTCGCCGGCAAGCTGGACCGCGAATACGGCGCGCGCATGCAGAGCGCGGCCAAGCTGGCCGAGGCCAACTCCTTGCTGACCGCGGTCAGTGACAGCACTCGCGAACCGATCTTCGTGAAGAATCGCCAGGGATTGCTGGTGTTTGCGAATCCGGCGCTATTGCAGCAGGTTGGCAAGAGCTGGGAAGAAGCCATGTACCGCTCCAGCCGCGAGCTGTTTGCCGAACGCGACGAAGCCGACCGCATTGATGAAGATGACAGGCGCGTCATGGCGCACGGTTTGCCGGAGACGATCGAGCAGACGCTGCATCTGCAGCACGGCGTCTTCACGTATCAGTCCACGCGCGTGCCGTGGTTCGACAAGGCCGGCAATGTCCTCGGCGTGATTGGCATCAGCACCGACATTTCCGAACGCAAGCGCGCCGAGGATTCCTTGCGCGAACGCGAAGCGCAGCTGGAGAAGACCGTGGTCGAGCGAACCGCCTTGTTGCGCGAGCTGACCAACCACCTGGAAACCGTGCGCGAAGAAGAGAAGCGCGCCATCGCCCGCGAGCTGCACGACAACATGGGCGCGTCGCTGACGGCGCTGAGCATGCACCTGGAGAGCGTCTACAAGATCCTGCCCGAAGACGAGAAGTGGCAGGAGCGCAAGCCGCGCATGCAGGGACTGATGAGTTCGCTGGTGAGCACCACGCGGCGCATCCAGACCGAGCTGCGGCCGAACATGCTGGATCTGTTCGGCCTCAAGGCGGCCATCACCGAACAGCTCGACGACCTTGCCGAGCGCACCGGCATGACATGCAAGGCCAGCCTGCCCGATGAAGATGTGACCATCGGCCATGAGATGGAAATCGCGATCTATCGCATGCTGCAGGAGATGCTCAACAATGTCACCAAGCACGCCAAGGCGAACCAGGTCGACGTCATCCTCGACGTCGATGAGGAGCAGGTCTCGCTGACGGTGCGCGACAACGGCGTCGGCATTCCGCAGGAACGCCAGGACAACAACAAGACTTACGGTTTGCGCGGCTTGCGCGAGCGCGCCACTTTCTTCGGGGGCAACGTCGTCATCCGTTCGACTCCCGGCAATGGCTCCATCATCTCGATACGTCTCCCGCTGGCGCCCGTTGCTGACGTCTGA
- a CDS encoding CsbD family protein — protein MNKDQVQGKAKEVAGKVQQKAGEMVDSKEQQVKGAAKQIDGTAQKSYGDAKEALKDR, from the coding sequence ATGAATAAAGATCAAGTTCAAGGCAAGGCAAAAGAAGTAGCAGGCAAGGTCCAGCAAAAGGCAGGCGAAATGGTCGATAGCAAGGAGCAGCAAGTCAAGGGCGCCGCCAAGCAAATTGACGGTACTGCTCAGAAGAGCTACGGCGACGCCAAGGAAGCGCTGAAGGACCGTTAA
- a CDS encoding DUF883 family protein gives MREDKLRTVRSDVQVLLQEAQELFTEAAATTGKKAEDLRAKGEEILDRAFIKAQGIQSYVVQTGKEIVSTTDDYVQSNPWRAIAISTGLGLLLGLCVSRTGER, from the coding sequence ATGCGCGAAGATAAATTGCGAACCGTCCGTAGCGACGTCCAGGTCCTGCTGCAGGAAGCGCAGGAGCTGTTCACCGAAGCTGCCGCAACCACAGGCAAGAAAGCCGAGGACCTGCGCGCCAAGGGTGAAGAAATCCTGGATCGCGCCTTCATCAAGGCGCAAGGCATTCAATCCTATGTGGTCCAGACCGGCAAGGAGATCGTCTCCACGACCGACGACTACGTGCAATCGAACCCGTGGCGCGCCATCGCGATCTCGACCGGCCTCGGCTTGCTGCTCGGCCTGTGCGTGTCGCGCACCGGTGAACGCTGA
- a CDS encoding ABC transporter ATP-binding protein, producing MTTNILKIEDLSVAYGGIKAVKGASLEVNEGELVTLIGANGAGKTTTLKAVTGTLPDSKVGGHISYLGQPLKGQSSFNLVQQKLAMVPEGRGVFTRMSIHENLLMGAYTSDDKQQIARDIEHWFSVFPRLKERASQMAGTLSGGEQQMLAMARALMSHPKLLLLDEPSMGLSPIMVEKIFEVIRNVSAQGITILLVEQNAKLALEAAHRGYVMESGLITMSGNASEMLNDPRVKAAYLGEG from the coding sequence ATGACAACGAACATCCTGAAAATCGAAGACCTGAGCGTGGCCTACGGCGGCATCAAGGCCGTCAAGGGCGCGAGCCTGGAAGTCAACGAAGGCGAACTGGTGACCCTGATCGGGGCCAATGGCGCAGGCAAGACCACCACCCTCAAGGCCGTCACCGGCACGCTGCCGGACTCGAAAGTGGGCGGCCACATCAGCTACCTCGGCCAGCCGCTGAAGGGGCAAAGCTCCTTCAACCTGGTGCAGCAAAAGCTGGCGATGGTGCCGGAAGGCCGGGGCGTCTTTACGCGCATGAGCATCCACGAGAACCTCCTCATGGGCGCCTACACCAGCGACGACAAGCAGCAGATCGCCCGCGACATCGAACACTGGTTCAGCGTCTTCCCGCGGTTGAAGGAGCGGGCGAGCCAGATGGCCGGCACGCTGTCGGGCGGTGAACAGCAGATGCTGGCGATGGCGCGCGCGCTGATGAGCCATCCGAAACTGCTGTTGCTGGACGAACCGTCGATGGGCTTGTCGCCGATCATGGTGGAGAAGATCTTCGAGGTGATCCGCAATGTGTCGGCGCAGGGCATCACGATCCTGCTGGTGGAGCAGAACGCCAAGCTGGCGCTGGAGGCGGCGCATCGCGGGTATGTGATGGAGTCGGGACTCATTACCATGAGTGGCAATGCCAGCGAGATGCTCAATGATCCGCGCGTGAAGGCGGCTTATTTGGGGGAAGGGTAG
- a CDS encoding NADPH-dependent FMN reductase: MSDTPITILGISGSLRAGSYNTAALHAAAELLPPGVRLIQADISDIPLYNDDVRAKGLPASVERFRKQIAEADAILFSTPEYNYSIPGLLKNAIDWASRPPEQPFAGKAAAIMGASPGAVGTARAQYHLRQIGVFLDLKFLNKPEVMIGGAGDRFADGKLTHEPTREFIRTLLTALNDLALQLKQHKK, from the coding sequence ATGAGCGATACCCCGATCACCATCCTCGGCATTTCCGGCAGCTTGCGCGCGGGCTCGTACAACACGGCGGCATTGCATGCCGCAGCAGAATTGCTGCCGCCCGGCGTGCGCCTGATCCAGGCCGACATTTCAGATATTCCGCTGTACAACGACGATGTGCGCGCCAAGGGATTGCCGGCTTCGGTCGAGCGTTTTCGCAAGCAGATCGCCGAAGCCGATGCGATCTTGTTCTCCACGCCGGAATATAACTATTCCATTCCCGGCTTGTTGAAAAACGCCATCGACTGGGCCTCGCGTCCGCCGGAGCAACCATTTGCCGGCAAGGCCGCGGCAATCATGGGCGCCAGTCCCGGCGCCGTCGGCACCGCGCGTGCGCAATATCACCTGCGCCAGATCGGCGTGTTCCTCGACCTCAAATTCCTGAACAAGCCGGAAGTCATGATCGGCGGCGCGGGTGATCGTTTCGCCGACGGCAAGCTCACGCACGAACCGACCCGCGAATTCATCCGGACGCTGTTGACCGCGCTGAACGACCTCGCGCTGCAGCTGAAGCAGCACAAGAAATAG
- a CDS encoding ABC transporter ATP-binding protein, whose translation MSTSTLLKIADVSKRFGGLQALSGVSLTIEQGQIYGLIGPNGAGKTTFFNVITGLYQPDTGSFELAGKPYSPSAPHEVAKAGIARTFQNIRLFGDMTVLENVMVGCHVRTKQNVFGAVFRHKAARDEEAAIKDKSQKLLDFVGIGKFASRTARHLSYGDQRRLEIARALATEPQLLALDEPAAGMNATEKIGLRELLVKIQAEGKTILLIEHDVKLMMGLCNRLTVLDYGKPIAEGVPADVQKNPAVIEAYLGASH comes from the coding sequence ATGAGCACCAGCACCCTGTTAAAAATCGCCGACGTCAGCAAACGCTTCGGCGGCCTGCAAGCCCTCTCGGGCGTAAGCCTGACCATTGAACAAGGCCAGATCTACGGCCTGATCGGCCCCAACGGCGCCGGCAAGACCACCTTCTTCAACGTCATCACCGGCCTGTACCAGCCCGACACCGGCAGTTTCGAGCTGGCCGGCAAGCCCTACAGCCCCAGCGCCCCGCACGAAGTGGCCAAGGCCGGCATTGCCCGCACCTTCCAGAACATCCGCCTCTTCGGCGACATGACCGTCCTGGAAAACGTCATGGTCGGCTGCCATGTCAGAACGAAACAGAACGTCTTCGGCGCCGTGTTCCGGCACAAGGCCGCCCGCGACGAAGAAGCGGCGATCAAGGACAAATCGCAGAAGCTGCTCGACTTCGTCGGCATCGGCAAATTCGCCTCCAGAACGGCACGGCACCTGTCGTACGGCGACCAGAGAAGACTGGAAATCGCCCGCGCGCTGGCCACCGAACCGCAACTGCTGGCACTGGACGAACCGGCTGCCGGCATGAACGCCACCGAGAAGATCGGCCTGCGCGAACTGCTGGTCAAGATCCAGGCCGAAGGCAAGACGATCCTGCTGATCGAACACGACGTCAAACTGATGATGGGCCTGTGCAACCGGTTGACGGTGCTGGACTACGGCAAGCCGATTGCCGAAGGGGTGCCGGCCGACGTGCAGAAGAACCCCGCCGTGATTGAAGCCTACCTCGGCGCCAGTCATTAA